From Curtobacterium sp. SGAir0471, the proteins below share one genomic window:
- a CDS encoding SLC13 family permease: MTLPMVFALAITVFMIVLIMIDRLPFGVPPLIACLLMVVFGVVPINVAFSGFANATIIMLASFMAVIAALQKTDLVSGFKRMITRLGTKGGFRAYVLIVVFVMVGCSIFGTGSTAYYVLVIGLLSTLAYNKKLPPSKVLMPAGFAANHPMLPFNVALQYGIVVAVLEAAGVRENIDLVRFSIVNLVLSLGFLVWCLIAYRLLPDHAITDEDAGTASTTGAKEPALAGARTTAARTDRAGTDGDPASDPAAPGPHAAEANATATAASSATATVTPPTLDRRKQLATYACFVLAIAGMISYSYIGDAGYAITGLSVALLLVMKVLDFTEIRDAISQPIIIMSAGVIGIAEALGATGLTKLVGESVAGLLGGNVSPFLLVFAFCVLTSVLATLTGSTIGTVYVFAPLAIATCVSLGLNPAAAAVAIVISGWNGHFLPIDGLPAMVMGVGKYSLLQFWKFTIPMYFIRLLALTAGALLLFPM, from the coding sequence ATGACCCTCCCCATGGTCTTCGCCCTCGCGATCACCGTCTTCATGATCGTGCTGATCATGATCGACCGCCTGCCGTTCGGCGTCCCACCGTTGATCGCCTGCCTGTTGATGGTGGTGTTCGGCGTCGTGCCGATCAACGTCGCCTTCAGCGGCTTCGCGAACGCGACCATCATCATGCTCGCGTCGTTCATGGCGGTGATCGCCGCGTTGCAGAAGACCGACCTCGTCTCGGGCTTCAAACGGATGATCACGAGACTCGGGACGAAGGGCGGGTTCCGGGCCTACGTCCTCATCGTCGTGTTCGTCATGGTGGGCTGCAGCATCTTCGGCACGGGGTCCACGGCCTACTACGTGCTGGTCATCGGCCTGCTGTCGACGCTCGCGTACAACAAGAAGCTGCCGCCGTCGAAGGTCCTCATGCCGGCCGGTTTCGCCGCGAACCACCCGATGCTGCCGTTCAACGTGGCGCTCCAGTACGGCATCGTCGTCGCGGTGCTCGAAGCGGCCGGTGTCCGCGAGAACATCGACCTCGTCCGGTTCTCGATCGTCAACCTCGTGCTCAGCCTCGGCTTCCTCGTCTGGTGCCTCATCGCGTACCGGCTGCTGCCCGACCACGCCATCACCGACGAAGATGCCGGCACCGCGAGCACGACCGGTGCGAAGGAGCCGGCCCTGGCCGGTGCCCGGACGACCGCCGCCAGGACCGACCGAGCCGGCACGGACGGCGACCCGGCGAGCGATCCTGCGGCGCCGGGCCCGCACGCGGCCGAGGCGAACGCCACTGCGACCGCTGCGTCGAGTGCGACCGCCACGGTGACCCCGCCGACGCTGGACCGTCGGAAGCAGCTGGCGACGTACGCCTGCTTCGTCCTGGCGATCGCCGGCATGATCTCGTACAGCTACATCGGCGACGCGGGCTACGCGATCACGGGGCTCTCCGTGGCGCTCCTCCTGGTGATGAAGGTCCTGGACTTCACCGAGATCCGCGACGCCATCAGCCAGCCGATCATCATCATGTCCGCCGGCGTCATCGGCATCGCCGAGGCGCTCGGCGCGACCGGGCTCACGAAGCTGGTCGGGGAGTCCGTCGCCGGTCTGCTCGGCGGCAACGTCAGCCCCTTCCTGCTGGTGTTCGCCTTCTGCGTCCTGACGAGTGTCCTCGCGACCCTCACGGGGTCGACGATCGGCACGGTCTACGTCTTCGCGCCCCTGGCGATCGCGACCTGCGTCAGCCTCGGGCTCAACCCAGCGGCAGCGGCCGTTGCCATCGTCATCTCCGGGTGGAACGGGCACTTCCTCCCGATCGATGGGCTCCCCGCGATGGTGATGGGCGTCGGGAAGTACTCGCTCCTCCAGTTCTGGAAGTTCACGATCCCGATGTACTTCATCCGCCTGCTTGCACTGACCGCCGGCGCCCTCCTGCTCTTCCCGATGTGA
- a CDS encoding DeoR/GlpR family DNA-binding transcription regulator codes for MSISARARRDAIVTLATTVGLASVDELSERFGVTASTIRRDLATLQEQRKLTRTFGGAMAVAAHPEASLRQRLGEHFDAKRDIARRAAETVAPGTSLFLDNGSTVAAFAHALPVDAELTVTTTSVGVVTDMADRDDVRLVMLGGEYRSLSNGFVGPLTEAALEYLTFDAAYLGADAVSPERGICEADLGQIRLKELIARRATAVYVLADSSKLAQSEFHAWTRLGGGWTLVTDDGIAPDLVERFSAVDVTVVTA; via the coding sequence GTGTCGATCTCGGCCAGAGCTCGGCGTGACGCGATCGTCACGCTCGCGACGACAGTCGGACTCGCGAGCGTCGACGAGCTCTCCGAGCGCTTCGGCGTCACGGCGTCCACCATCCGGCGCGACCTCGCGACCCTGCAGGAACAGCGGAAGCTCACCCGGACGTTCGGCGGCGCGATGGCGGTGGCCGCGCACCCCGAGGCGTCGCTGCGGCAGCGGCTCGGTGAGCACTTCGACGCGAAGCGCGACATCGCCAGACGTGCAGCCGAGACAGTGGCACCCGGAACGTCGCTCTTCCTCGACAACGGCTCCACCGTCGCGGCCTTCGCCCACGCACTGCCCGTCGACGCCGAGCTCACCGTCACCACCACCAGCGTCGGGGTCGTCACCGACATGGCCGACCGTGACGACGTCCGACTGGTCATGCTCGGCGGTGAGTACCGGTCGCTGAGCAACGGGTTCGTCGGACCTCTGACCGAGGCAGCGCTCGAGTACCTGACGTTCGATGCCGCCTACCTCGGTGCCGACGCGGTGTCGCCGGAGCGCGGGATCTGCGAGGCGGACCTCGGTCAGATCCGTCTGAAGGAACTCATCGCCCGTCGTGCGACGGCGGTGTACGTCCTCGCCGACTCCTCGAAGCTCGCGCAGTCCGAGTTCCACGCGTGGACCCGACTCGGTGGCGGTTGGACCCTGGTCACGGACGACGGCATCGCACCGGACCTCGTCGAGCGGTTCAGCGCAGTGGACGTGACCGTCGTCACGGCCTGA
- the dapA gene encoding 4-hydroxy-tetrahydrodipicolinate synthase: MTTTIRGSIHALVTPFHDDESLNLDQMRVHTDRAVRAGADGVFCLGTNGEFFQQTEDERLAVLEAVVDATAGRVPVYGGAGAVGTKETVRIAQRMQAAGADVLSVITPYFAAASQDELYRHFATVAEAVDIPVLIYNIPARTGNTIAPATVARLAELDTIAGVKDSSGNFDAILQVIELTDPEHFAVLAGTDSLVLPTLQAGGAGGITAVANVYPRTMVEIFRRWAAGDLEGARAAQASIRSLRNLFTLGNPNTIVKAATNAAGEAVGPCRAPFNLLGDAALAKIAETVRADQAAGLG, from the coding sequence GTGACCACCACGATCCGCGGCAGCATCCACGCACTCGTCACCCCCTTCCACGACGACGAGTCGCTCAACCTCGACCAGATGCGCGTGCACACCGACCGCGCCGTCCGGGCGGGCGCCGACGGAGTCTTCTGCCTCGGCACCAACGGCGAGTTCTTCCAGCAGACCGAGGACGAACGACTCGCCGTCCTCGAGGCCGTCGTCGACGCCACCGCTGGTCGCGTCCCGGTCTACGGCGGCGCCGGCGCCGTCGGGACCAAGGAGACCGTGCGCATCGCCCAGCGCATGCAGGCGGCGGGTGCGGACGTGCTCTCGGTCATCACGCCGTACTTCGCCGCCGCGTCGCAGGACGAGCTGTACCGGCACTTCGCCACGGTCGCCGAGGCCGTCGACATCCCGGTGCTCATCTACAACATCCCCGCGCGGACCGGGAACACCATCGCCCCCGCGACCGTCGCCCGGCTGGCGGAGCTCGACACCATCGCCGGTGTGAAGGACTCGTCGGGGAACTTCGACGCGATCCTGCAGGTCATCGAGTTGACCGACCCCGAGCACTTCGCGGTGCTCGCCGGGACCGACTCGCTGGTCCTGCCCACCCTGCAGGCCGGCGGCGCGGGCGGCATCACCGCCGTCGCGAACGTCTACCCGCGCACGATGGTGGAGATCTTCCGACGCTGGGCCGCCGGTGACCTGGAGGGCGCCCGCGCCGCGCAGGCGTCGATCCGGTCGCTGCGCAACCTCTTCACGCTCGGCAACCCGAACACGATCGTCAAGGCGGCGACGAACGCTGCCGGCGAGGCCGTCGGACCCTGCCGCGCACCCTTCAACCTGCTCGGTGACGCCGCGCTCGCGAAGATCGCCGAGACCGTGCGCGCCGACCAGGCGGCCGGGCTGGGCTGA
- a CDS encoding aldo/keto reductase, whose amino-acid sequence MRDIDIRGRRLAPAVLGTMTFGDSVDESTAAEMVDRFLAAGGTGVDTANGYAGGRSEEIIGSVLAERRDDVVLATKVGIPNPDAVGAAPLSAVAIDRCVHASLRRLRTDRVDVLYLHQPDRSTPVAETLAAVQTLVDSGEVRTWGVSNFSAWQIAELRHAAEGLGLGAPVLGQQVYSVIATRIDDEYAEYARSTGLRTVVYNPLGGGLLTGKHRADEQPSEGRFGSSPLAGMYRTRYWNDEVFAAVEQLRTIAEGAGIPMAELALRWTIGRPVVDAVLIGGSRITNIAANLAALATGALPEDVQGAVDDVAASLRGPMPAYNR is encoded by the coding sequence GTGCGAGACATCGACATCCGAGGCCGCCGGCTCGCCCCCGCCGTCCTCGGCACCATGACCTTCGGCGACAGCGTCGACGAGTCCACCGCGGCCGAGATGGTCGACCGCTTCCTGGCGGCCGGCGGAACCGGCGTCGACACGGCGAACGGGTACGCCGGTGGCCGGAGCGAGGAGATCATCGGCTCGGTGCTCGCCGAACGCCGCGACGACGTCGTGCTCGCGACGAAGGTCGGCATCCCCAACCCGGATGCCGTGGGCGCTGCTCCCCTGTCCGCCGTGGCGATCGACCGGTGCGTGCACGCGAGTCTGCGGCGGCTGCGCACCGACCGCGTCGACGTGCTCTACCTCCACCAGCCGGACCGGTCGACGCCGGTAGCGGAGACGCTGGCGGCTGTGCAGACACTCGTCGACTCGGGCGAGGTCCGCACCTGGGGCGTCTCGAACTTCTCCGCGTGGCAGATCGCGGAACTGCGGCACGCGGCTGAGGGACTCGGTCTCGGTGCACCGGTCCTCGGGCAGCAGGTCTACAGCGTGATCGCGACCCGGATCGACGACGAGTACGCCGAGTACGCCAGGAGCACCGGCCTGCGGACGGTCGTCTACAACCCGCTCGGCGGCGGCCTCCTCACCGGGAAGCACCGTGCGGACGAGCAGCCGTCGGAGGGGCGGTTCGGGTCCTCGCCCCTCGCCGGCATGTACCGCACGCGGTACTGGAACGACGAGGTCTTCGCCGCCGTGGAGCAGCTGCGGACGATCGCCGAGGGCGCTGGCATCCCGATGGCGGAGCTCGCACTGCGGTGGACGATCGGCCGACCCGTCGTCGACGCGGTCCTGATCGGGGGGTCGCGGATCACGAACATCGCAGCCAACCTCGCGGCGCTGGCGACGGGCGCACTCCCGGAGGACGTGCAGGGGGCCGTCGACGACGTGGCCGCGTCACTCCGCGGGCCGATGCCCGCCTACAACCGCTGA
- a CDS encoding four-carbon acid sugar kinase family protein, translated as MSNRLAAIADDLSGAAEIAAVLGNSSATVALTLAAALEHIAHSSTDLVLDCDTRALEPTSRRAAVAQAALRMRAAGAPVRLVKTDSLLRGGMSDVVDGLADAGARVVVASALPALGRTVVDGRLLVRGRPVADAGLHGLEARVVPGPLAAVGPRARSVPLAVVRAGGDAVLDAVERSIGTGEVPVLDAVTDDDLDRIAAALDGADCTVVGSGGIAAAVGRLRGAQAADPIVADPRERSAPTGGCQPVLLVVGTASTEATAQLEALAVGGVPVVPVPRDVLLRAVDRREVDDIDHPAITAARSALRAGAVAICVEDRHDPVPHLARRLADGLGIVAAAISGRSALVLTGGETARSVLTRLDIATIVPEGAVEVGCVVSRADDGRRVVTRPGSFGTATNLLDAAAFLQAARDDPSAATSRVEAAEGRTNRKAALR; from the coding sequence ATGTCGAACCGCCTCGCCGCGATCGCTGACGACCTGTCCGGAGCCGCAGAGATCGCCGCCGTCCTCGGGAACAGCTCGGCGACCGTCGCCCTCACACTCGCCGCCGCGCTCGAGCACATCGCGCACTCCTCGACCGACCTCGTCCTCGACTGCGACACACGAGCACTCGAGCCGACCTCGCGTCGCGCCGCCGTCGCGCAGGCAGCGCTGCGGATGCGAGCGGCAGGAGCACCGGTCCGGCTGGTGAAGACCGATTCGCTACTGCGCGGCGGCATGAGCGACGTCGTCGACGGGCTCGCCGACGCCGGCGCACGCGTCGTGGTCGCCTCCGCGCTCCCGGCACTCGGACGGACGGTCGTCGACGGTCGGCTCCTCGTCCGCGGCAGGCCGGTCGCGGACGCCGGACTGCACGGCCTGGAGGCACGGGTCGTCCCCGGTCCGCTGGCCGCGGTCGGACCGCGAGCCCGTTCCGTCCCGCTCGCGGTCGTGCGCGCCGGCGGCGACGCCGTCCTCGACGCGGTCGAGCGGTCGATCGGCACCGGTGAGGTCCCCGTGCTCGACGCCGTCACCGACGACGATCTCGACCGGATCGCAGCGGCGCTCGACGGCGCGGACTGCACGGTCGTCGGCTCCGGCGGGATCGCTGCGGCAGTCGGTCGGCTCCGCGGCGCGCAGGCTGCGGACCCGATCGTCGCGGATCCCCGGGAGCGGTCGGCGCCCACCGGTGGATGCCAGCCCGTCCTGCTCGTCGTGGGCACGGCCAGCACCGAGGCGACCGCGCAGCTCGAGGCCCTCGCCGTGGGCGGGGTCCCCGTCGTGCCCGTGCCGCGCGACGTCCTGCTCCGCGCCGTCGACCGCCGCGAGGTCGACGACATCGACCACCCCGCGATCACCGCCGCGCGATCGGCGTTGCGTGCCGGAGCCGTGGCGATCTGCGTCGAGGACCGGCACGACCCGGTCCCGCACCTCGCCCGCCGGCTCGCCGACGGTCTCGGCATCGTGGCCGCCGCCATCAGCGGCCGGTCTGCCCTGGTGCTGACCGGTGGCGAGACGGCGCGATCCGTCCTGACCCGCCTCGACATCGCCACCATCGTTCCCGAGGGTGCCGTCGAGGTCGGCTGCGTCGTCTCGCGCGCCGACGACGGCCGTCGTGTCGTCACGCGACCCGGCAGCTTCGGGACCGCCACCAACCTGCTCGACGCGGCCGCGTTCCTCCAGGCCGCCCGAGACGACCCGTCCGCGGCCACGAGCCGTGTCGAAGCGGCCGAGGGCCGCACGAACCGAAAGGCAGCACTGAGATGA
- a CDS encoding amidase gives MSVRPPTTAQVADLAARIGYADIAAAPEEYTAMIAGMTGVYDALDAIPDPQVSSGRDAVRYSVPTSAGDPHHAWEVRTSVHGAPSGPLQGVRLGVKDSILVAGVPMRNGSAELATFVPDEDATVVARALAAGAEVVGKTTNEYFCMSGGSHTAATGVVHNPHRRGWSAGGSSSGSAVALVTGDADMTLGADQAGSIRMPASWCGVVGLKPTYGLVPYTGIATLDGFFDHVGPMTRTVVDNARLLEVIAGPDGFDPRQRGEVGGGYLDTIEDGIEGLRIGVLTEGFGTEHAEAEVDRTVRGAAEALRLQGAVVEDVSIPLHALGPALWTAIAIEGMAETVLRDQGFGFGRSDRYPVDMMQHLFDHRTPDAHPANVRLFTLVGAHVDQQAGRLHYAKAVNRARVLRAAYDDALMRYDVLVTPTTPQTARPLPDPSHGPGASIGASIEMSANTTPFNVTHHPALSVPCGAVDGLPVGIQLVGAHFDEATLYRVGRAIERR, from the coding sequence ATGTCCGTCCGTCCACCCACCACGGCGCAGGTCGCCGACCTCGCCGCACGGATCGGCTACGCCGACATCGCCGCGGCGCCCGAGGAGTACACCGCGATGATCGCGGGGATGACCGGGGTCTACGACGCCCTCGACGCGATCCCCGACCCGCAGGTCTCGAGCGGACGCGACGCAGTCCGGTACTCGGTTCCCACGTCCGCCGGGGACCCGCACCATGCCTGGGAGGTACGCACCTCCGTCCACGGTGCCCCGTCCGGTCCGTTGCAGGGCGTCCGGCTCGGCGTGAAGGACAGTATCCTCGTCGCCGGCGTGCCGATGCGCAACGGCTCGGCGGAGCTGGCGACCTTCGTGCCGGACGAGGACGCCACGGTCGTCGCGCGAGCGCTCGCCGCGGGGGCCGAGGTGGTCGGCAAGACCACGAACGAGTACTTCTGCATGTCCGGGGGGAGTCACACCGCAGCGACCGGGGTGGTCCACAACCCACACCGCCGAGGGTGGTCCGCCGGTGGATCGTCGAGCGGGAGCGCGGTCGCGCTCGTGACCGGCGACGCCGACATGACCCTCGGCGCCGACCAGGCCGGCTCGATCCGGATGCCGGCCTCGTGGTGCGGCGTGGTGGGGCTCAAGCCGACGTACGGTCTGGTGCCCTACACCGGCATCGCCACGCTCGACGGCTTCTTCGACCACGTCGGACCGATGACGCGCACGGTGGTGGACAACGCGCGACTCCTCGAGGTCATCGCGGGTCCGGACGGGTTCGACCCACGGCAGCGCGGGGAGGTCGGCGGCGGGTACCTCGACACGATCGAAGACGGCATCGAGGGGCTGCGGATCGGCGTGCTCACCGAGGGGTTCGGGACGGAGCACGCCGAGGCCGAGGTCGACCGGACCGTCCGCGGTGCGGCTGAGGCGCTCCGGCTGCAGGGGGCGGTCGTCGAGGACGTCTCGATCCCGCTGCACGCCCTCGGCCCGGCGCTGTGGACCGCGATCGCCATCGAGGGCATGGCTGAGACGGTCCTGCGCGACCAGGGTTTCGGCTTCGGCCGATCTGACCGGTACCCCGTCGACATGATGCAGCACCTGTTCGACCACCGGACGCCCGACGCTCACCCTGCGAACGTCCGGCTCTTCACCCTCGTCGGCGCCCACGTGGACCAGCAGGCCGGACGACTGCACTACGCGAAGGCCGTCAACCGTGCACGGGTGCTCCGCGCCGCGTACGACGACGCCCTCATGCGCTACGACGTCCTCGTCACACCGACGACGCCGCAGACGGCCCGGCCGCTCCCGGATCCCTCGCACGGACCCGGGGCATCGATCGGTGCGTCGATCGAGATGTCGGCGAACACGACCCCGTTCAACGTCACCCACCACCCGGCGCTCAGCGTGCCGTGCGGCGCCGTCGACGGGCTCCCCGTCGGCATCCAGCTCGTCGGCGCGCACTTCGACGAGGCGACCCTGTACCGGGTTGGTCGCGCGATCGAGCGACGCTGA
- a CDS encoding SDR family oxidoreductase — protein sequence MDISNRTVFIAGGTSGIGAGLARRFRDAGSTVVVGGRRTADLDDVESVTVDVTDAASVLAARDEVLAAHPDLDLVITMSGVMLTEDLRDPAHVAQAEQSVAVNLLGTIRVVDAFTPHLLAQGHGDVLTVTSGIGFTPFPLMPTYGATKAAVHSYTESLRAHLAGTGVGVSELVPPAVATAGQEQLNPNALPLEAFLDEVVGLLSQDPTPHEVVVERARPLRWSERDGTYDEMLAQRSGALSMLPGR from the coding sequence ATGGACATCAGCAACCGCACCGTCTTCATCGCCGGAGGCACCTCGGGGATCGGCGCCGGTCTCGCCCGCCGCTTCCGCGACGCCGGTTCGACGGTCGTCGTCGGCGGACGGCGCACCGCCGACCTCGACGACGTCGAGTCGGTCACCGTCGACGTGACGGACGCCGCATCCGTGCTCGCGGCCCGCGATGAGGTCCTCGCCGCGCACCCCGACCTCGACCTCGTCATCACGATGTCCGGCGTCATGCTCACCGAGGACCTGCGGGACCCCGCGCACGTCGCGCAGGCCGAGCAGTCCGTCGCCGTGAACCTGCTCGGCACCATCCGCGTGGTCGACGCGTTCACGCCGCACCTACTCGCACAGGGGCACGGCGACGTCCTCACCGTGACGTCCGGGATCGGCTTCACCCCGTTCCCGCTGATGCCGACCTACGGCGCGACGAAGGCGGCCGTGCACTCGTACACCGAGTCGCTCCGGGCGCACCTCGCGGGCACGGGAGTCGGCGTCAGCGAACTCGTCCCGCCGGCCGTCGCGACCGCTGGGCAGGAGCAGCTCAACCCGAACGCGCTGCCCCTCGAGGCGTTCCTCGACGAGGTGGTCGGCCTGCTCTCGCAGGACCCGACGCCGCACGAGGTCGTGGTCGAGCGGGCCCGGCCGCTCCGCTGGTCCGAGCGCGACGGCACGTACGACGAGATGCTCGCGCAGCGGTCGGGGGCGCTGTCGATGCTGCCGGGCCGGTGA
- a CDS encoding helix-turn-helix transcriptional regulator, producing the protein MEERADDNRLGRYLAARRAVVTPEQVGLPSGPRRRVAGLRREEVALLAGISADYYLRLERGRDRNPSQQVVEALARVLDLDDVEREYLTDLAAPRPRRRRPRRTDRVPDRLHHLLAAVGVPAFVENRTLDVLAANALATALSPRMTPGHNRLRSLLLDHEERAFQQDWDRAVVDMIAAFRHTLGTEVEDARAIELVGELSLVSARFREVWARQDVRPLAGNTTVVRHPGVGTLRLHRDKLPVDDVVLVLYYADEGSADAEKLRLLGALERSDRGPSDGASTP; encoded by the coding sequence GTGGAGGAGCGCGCGGACGACAACCGGCTCGGTCGGTACCTGGCGGCCAGGCGGGCGGTCGTGACGCCGGAACAGGTCGGGCTCCCCTCGGGGCCGCGCCGCCGGGTCGCCGGGCTCCGGCGCGAGGAGGTCGCGCTGCTCGCCGGCATCAGCGCCGACTACTACCTGCGGCTCGAGCGCGGTCGCGACCGCAACCCCTCGCAGCAGGTCGTCGAGGCGCTCGCTCGGGTGCTCGACCTCGACGACGTGGAGCGCGAGTACCTCACCGACCTCGCCGCACCCCGGCCCCGGCGGCGCCGGCCCCGTCGGACCGATCGGGTGCCGGACCGCCTGCACCACCTGCTCGCCGCCGTGGGCGTGCCCGCCTTCGTCGAGAACCGCACGCTCGACGTCCTCGCGGCCAACGCCCTGGCGACGGCACTGTCACCGCGGATGACCCCCGGTCACAACCGGCTGCGGTCGCTCCTGCTCGACCACGAGGAACGCGCGTTCCAGCAGGACTGGGACCGCGCCGTCGTCGACATGATCGCGGCGTTCCGGCACACCCTGGGCACCGAGGTCGAGGACGCCCGGGCGATCGAGCTCGTCGGCGAGCTGTCGTTGGTGAGCGCCCGGTTCCGGGAGGTCTGGGCGCGGCAGGACGTCCGTCCGCTCGCCGGCAACACGACCGTGGTCCGGCACCCCGGCGTCGGGACCCTGCGCCTGCACCGCGACAAGCTCCCCGTCGACGACGTCGTCCTGGTGCTCTACTACGCGGACGAGGGGTCGGCCGACGCCGAGAAGCTCCGCCTGCTCGGCGCACTCGAGCGGTCGGACCGCGGGCCGTCGGACGGCGCATCAACTCCGTGA
- a CDS encoding VOC family protein has protein sequence MKNTFELAHVGINNPDAAAAQELCDLFCLMFNLDPRQGKKSEFAGTLFECVRSQYLGTHGHIGMSTADLEAAIDELTAKGFAFDEETAARFDDGRLQNIYLAGEFGGFAVHVMQQPRS, from the coding sequence GTGAAGAACACCTTCGAGCTCGCCCACGTGGGCATCAACAACCCCGACGCCGCAGCCGCGCAGGAACTGTGCGACCTCTTCTGCCTGATGTTCAACCTCGACCCCCGCCAGGGGAAGAAGTCCGAGTTCGCCGGCACTCTCTTCGAGTGCGTGCGGTCGCAGTACCTCGGCACGCACGGTCACATCGGGATGTCGACGGCCGACCTCGAGGCAGCGATCGACGAACTCACCGCCAAGGGCTTCGCCTTCGACGAGGAGACGGCTGCCCGCTTCGACGACGGACGGCTGCAGAACATCTACCTCGCGGGGGAGTTCGGCGGCTTCGCCGTGCACGTGATGCAGCAACCCCGTTCCTGA
- a CDS encoding TetR/AcrR family transcriptional regulator has product MTRSDEMRLRILETAHDLLNRDGRDAVTTRAVTSALHIQAPTIYRIFGDKQGLLDQVALHGFSAHLATWTGWTPGADPVESMRQGWAMHVEWGLRHPQVYSIAYGDPRVGSSSPAADAIDAILRTQVEQAAANGVLAVPVEVAVSMVRAAGVGVVFTLLAMPSDARDLSLSERIRESIFAAVFTDRSPGADRGGAAMQLKRELEDATALSPNERALLGDWLDRLVQ; this is encoded by the coding sequence GTGACCCGATCCGACGAGATGCGGCTCCGGATCCTCGAGACCGCGCACGACCTGCTGAACCGCGACGGCCGTGACGCCGTCACGACCCGTGCCGTCACGAGCGCGCTGCACATCCAGGCGCCGACGATCTACCGGATCTTCGGGGACAAGCAGGGGCTCCTCGACCAGGTCGCTCTCCATGGCTTCTCGGCGCACCTGGCGACCTGGACCGGGTGGACGCCGGGCGCCGACCCCGTCGAGTCGATGCGGCAGGGCTGGGCGATGCACGTCGAGTGGGGGCTGCGGCACCCGCAGGTCTACTCGATCGCATACGGCGACCCGAGGGTCGGTTCGTCCTCCCCGGCGGCCGACGCGATCGACGCGATCCTCCGGACGCAGGTCGAACAGGCGGCGGCGAACGGTGTGCTCGCCGTCCCGGTCGAGGTCGCCGTCAGCATGGTCCGGGCGGCGGGTGTCGGCGTGGTGTTCACCCTGCTCGCGATGCCCTCGGACGCACGTGACCTCTCGCTCTCGGAACGGATCCGCGAGTCGATCTTCGCCGCGGTGTTCACCGATCGCTCGCCCGGTGCGGACCGGGGCGGTGCCGCGATGCAGCTCAAGCGCGAGCTCGAGGACGCGACCGCGCTCAGCCCGAACGAGCGCGCCCTGCTCGGCGACTGGCTCGACCGACTCGTGCAGTAG
- the pdxA gene encoding 4-hydroxythreonine-4-phosphate dehydrogenase PdxA, with protein sequence MNATPIVAVTMGDGAGVGPEIVVEAVMSPDVRAVCRPVVIGDLGRLRQAAAIRGVDVTFNVVEDVADAGHHDGVVDVVDLGLLPEDLPWGKLSPVAGDAAFQYIRVACRAAAAGTVQAICTAPLNKEALHAGGHVFPGHTEMLAELMGVDEVSMMLSTAKLKVVHVTTHLGLIDAVARIEPGLVERTIRRGNEALVRAGNPHPRIGVAAINPHAGENGLFGYGEEAEKIAPGVDAARADGIDAVGPLPADTLFFLAGRGDYDLVVAMYHDQGHGPVKVLGIEAGVNITVGLPVIRTSVDHGTAFDIAGTGKADVASMIEALRQAAELAPTSGAPSPARVA encoded by the coding sequence ATGAACGCCACTCCGATCGTCGCCGTCACGATGGGCGACGGGGCCGGTGTCGGTCCAGAGATCGTCGTCGAGGCCGTCATGTCACCGGACGTCCGGGCGGTCTGCCGTCCCGTCGTCATCGGCGACCTCGGGCGTCTCCGCCAGGCCGCCGCGATCCGTGGCGTCGACGTCACGTTCAACGTCGTCGAGGACGTTGCCGACGCCGGGCACCACGACGGTGTCGTCGACGTGGTGGACCTCGGACTCCTGCCCGAGGACCTGCCGTGGGGAAAGCTCTCGCCGGTCGCGGGCGACGCGGCCTTCCAGTACATCCGTGTCGCCTGCAGGGCCGCGGCGGCGGGGACGGTCCAGGCGATCTGCACGGCGCCGTTGAACAAGGAGGCGCTGCACGCCGGCGGCCACGTGTTCCCCGGCCACACCGAGATGCTCGCGGAGCTCATGGGCGTCGACGAGGTCTCGATGATGCTCTCGACGGCGAAGCTGAAGGTCGTCCACGTGACCACCCACCTCGGGCTCATCGATGCCGTGGCGCGCATCGAACCGGGCCTCGTCGAGCGGACGATCCGGCGGGGCAACGAGGCCCTGGTGCGCGCGGGCAACCCGCACCCGAGGATCGGCGTCGCGGCCATCAACCCGCACGCCGGCGAGAACGGCCTGTTCGGCTACGGCGAGGAGGCCGAGAAGATCGCTCCGGGGGTCGATGCCGCACGCGCCGACGGGATCGACGCCGTCGGACCGCTGCCGGCCGACACCCTCTTCTTCCTCGCCGGCCGCGGGGACTACGACCTGGTCGTCGCCATGTACCACGACCAGGGGCACGGCCCCGTGAAGGTCCTGGGGATCGAGGCCGGGGTGAACATCACGGTGGGGCTCCCGGTCATCCGCACATCGGTCGACCACGGCACGGCGTTCGACATCGCGGGCACGGGCAAGGCCGATGTCGCTAGCATGATCGAGGCGCTCCGCCAGGCCGCCGAACTCGCCCCGACGTCGGGTGCACCGAGTCCGGCCCGGGTCGCCTGA